A stretch of Elgaria multicarinata webbii isolate HBS135686 ecotype San Diego chromosome 5, rElgMul1.1.pri, whole genome shotgun sequence DNA encodes these proteins:
- the LOC134399711 gene encoding olfactory receptor 52N4-like, translating into MATANQTSNTLMQFLLNGIPGLEHAHVWISFPFFSMYLIGMVGNCGLLYIVWTEEALHRPMYYFLCMLSVTDIVMGTSTMPKAFCIFWLNLKEIDFNSCLVQMYFVHTFTGMESGVLMLMALDRFVAICYPLRYATILTNPIILKVGLVTFLRGAFLILPFPFLVRKMQYCSTHVIAHTYCDHMAVVKLACSSIRVDAIYGLTVALLIGGFDIFCITVSYFMILKAVVGLSSKEARSKAFGTCTAHICAITISYTPAFFTFFAHRFGGHHIAPHVHIIMANLYLLLPPMMNPIVYGVKTKEIRESVLRLFHKGKTMTSQHH; encoded by the coding sequence ATGGCAACAGCCAACCAAACAAGCAACACGCTGATGCAGTTTCTCTTGAATGGGATCCCAGGCCTGGAGCATGCTCATGTCTGgatctcctttccatttttttccatgtATCTTATCGGCATGGTGGGGAACTGTGGGCTTCTCTACATCGTCTGGACAGAAGAGGCTCTTCACAGGCCCATGTACTACTTCCTCTGCATGCTCTCTGTCACGGACATTGTCATGGGCACGTCTACAATGCCGAAAGCATTCTGCATCTTCTGGCTGAACCTTAAAGAAATTGACTTCAACTCCTGCCTGGTCCAGATGTACTTTGTCCACACCTTCACCGGGATGGAGTCTGGGGTCCTCATGCTCATGGCCCTAGATAGATTTGTTGCCATCTGTTACCCACTGAGATATGCCACCATCTTGACCAATCCCATCATTCTCAAGGTAGGGTTGGTTACCTTCCTCAGGGGAGCATTCCTCATCCTACCTTTCCCTTTCCTGGTCAGGAAAATGCAATATTGCAGCACCCATGTCATTGCTCACACCTACTGTGACCACATGGCGGTGGTGAAGTTGGCCTGTAGCAGTATCCGTGTGGATGCTATCTATGGCCTGACCGTAGCCCTGCTGATAGGAGGCTTTGACATCTTCTGCATCACCGTGTCTTACTTCATGATCCTGAAGGCCGTTGTgggcctttcctccaaggaagccaggAGCAAGGCCTTTGGCACCTGCACTGCACATATTTGCGCCATCACCATCTCTTACACACCTGCATTCTTCACCTTCTTTGCACACCGCTTTGGGGGGCACCATATTGCTCCTCACGTCCACATCATTATGGCCAATCTTTATCTGCTTCTTCCCCCCATGATGAACCCCATTGTTTATGGAGTGAAGACCAAAGAGATCCGTGAAAGTGTCCTACGGTTGTTCCATAAGGGAAAGACCATGACATCTCAGCACCACTGA
- the LOC134399710 gene encoding olfactory receptor 51E1-like, with protein sequence MSSPRASHRGPATMFILVGFPGMEDSHFRLAFPLCFLFMVAVLGNCTVIYIIKVERSLHEPMYLFLCMLAAIDIMIALSTMPKMMAIFWFKSTNIAFDACLVQMFCIHSLSGMESTILLAMAFDRYIAICYPLSHSSILTTPRIAKIGLLAIIRGAALMGPLPIFIKRLPFCRSNILSHSYCLHQDVMKLACASIKVNVIYGLVVIIFAIGLDSLLISLSYFFILKAALGLTQEARVKALGTCISHICAVFLFYVPFIGLSMVHRFGKTHGSNIHTVMANVHLLVPPVLNPLVYGVKTKQIRHRMLRAFCRMKSC encoded by the exons atgagctcccctagggcatctcatcgtggac CTGCTACCATGTTCATTTTGGTTGGCTTCCCAGGTATGGAAGACTCTCACTTCCGGCTGGCTTTCCCTCTGTGCTTCCTTTTCATGGTGGCCGTTCTTGGCAACTGCACCGTTATTTACATCATCAAAGTTGAACGTAGCCTCCACGAACCCATGTACCTTTTCCTCTGCATGCTGGCAGCCATTGACATCATGATagccctgtccaccatgcccaaGATGATGGCCATATTCTGGTTCAAATCCACCAACATTGCCTTTGATGCTTGCTTGGTCCAGATGTTCTGCATCCACAGCCTATCAGGAATGGAATCAACCATCTTGTTGGCTATGGCTTTTGACCGCTACATTGCCATATGCTACCCGTTGAGTCACTCGTCAATCCTCACCACCCCCAGGATAGCGAAAATAGGACTGCTGGCCATAATCCGCGGGGCAGCCCTGATGGGCCCTTTACCGATTTTTATTAAGAGGTTGCCATTTTGCCGGTCTAACATTCTATCCCATTCTTACTGCTTGCACCAGGACGTCATGAAGCTAGCCTGTGCCAGCATTAAAGTTAATGTCATCTATGGACTGGTAGTCATCATTTTTGCCATTGGGCTGGATTCGCTGCTCATCTCCTTGTCATACTTCTTCATCCTTAAGGCTGCACTCGGCTTGACCCAAGAAGCACGTGTCAAGGCTTTAGGAACATGCATCTCCCACATCTGTGCTGTCTTCCTATTCTACGTGCCCTTCATTGGCTTGTCCATGGTGCACAGGTTTGGCAAGACCCACGGCTCCAACATCCACACTGTGATGGCCAATGTACACCTTCTGGTGCCTCCAGTGCTGAACCCCCTTGTGTATGGGGTGAAGACCAAACAGATCCGTCACAGAATGCTGCGGGCCTTCTGTAGGATGAAGTCCTGCTAA
- the LOC134399712 gene encoding olfactory receptor 52P1-like: MSCYNRSHGPSVFVLMGIPGLEAAHFWIAFPFCSMYLVALLGNFTILFVVRKEPSLHLPMYYFLCMLATLDLVLTTSTVPKILGLFWFHSNTIGFEACVIQMFFIHGFSAVESGVLLAMAFDRYVAICAPLRYTTILTSSVIAKIACAAFVRGIGFMTPLTCMVSRLPYCGPNVIAHSYCEHMAVVKLACGDTTPNNIYGITAATFVVGSDSIFIAVSYVLILRAVLGLSSKEARQKSFGTCGSHICVILIFYTPALFSFYTQRWGHNIPAHVHILLADLYLLVPPMLNPIIYGMKTKQIREQVLKPFYHKGAQIES; this comes from the coding sequence ATGTCATGTTACAATCGCTCCCACGGCCCCTCCGTTTTTGTCCTAATGGGGATTCCGGGATTGGAAGCCGCTCACTTCTGGATCGCCTTCCCTTTCTGCTCCATGTACTTAGTAGCCTTGCTGGGGAACTTCACCATCCTCTTTGTGGTCAGGAAAGAGCCGAGCCTTCACTTGCCCATGTACTACTTCCTTTGCATGTTGGCCACCCTTGACTTGGTGCTGACCACCTCCACCGTGCCCAAGATCCTTGGCCTCTTCTGGTTCCACTCCAACACAATTGGCTTTGAAGCCTGCGTCATCCAGATGTTCTTCATTCACGGCTTCTCTGCCGTGGAGTCGGGGGTGCTGCTCGCCATGGCCTTCGATCGCTACGTGGCCATCTGCGCCCCTCTGCGCTACACCACCATCCTCACCAGCTCCGTCATTGCCAAGATCGCTTGTGCAGCCTTTGTGAGGGGCATCGGCTTCATGACTCCTTTGACCTGCATGGTGAGCCGCCTGCCGTATTGCGGACCCAACGTCATCGCCCATTCCTACTGCGAGCACATGGCCGTGGTCAAGTTGGCCTGTGGAGACACCACACCTAACAACATCTACGGGATCACCGCCGCCACTTTTGTGGTGGGCTCAGATTCGATCTTCATCGCCGTCTCCTACGTGCTCATTCTGCGGGCGGTCCTGGGCCTCTCGTCTAAGGAGGCGCGGCAGAAATCCTTCGGCACTTGCGGCTCCCACATCTGTGTCATCCTGATCTTCTACACTCCTGCGCTTTTCTCCTTTTACACCCAGCGCTGGGGGCACAATATTCCTGCGCACGTCCACATCCTGTTGGCTGACCTCTACCTTCTGGTGCCCCCCATGCTCAACCCCATCATCTACGGCATGAAAACCAAGCAAATCCGGGAGCAAGTACTCAAGCCCTTCTACCACAAAGGCGCCCAAATTGAGTCTTGA